The Candidatus Zixiibacteriota bacterium genome includes the window TTATAGATGGCGGATTGGAGAATTGGGTTAAGAAAAATTTAAAGAAATAGATATTTGTAATATTTGTAAGGCATCCGCCTAAGGCGGACGACTTCTGCCTATTAAGGAAAGCAAAATGTTTTCAGGATAACTTAAAAAAGTAGGATTTGAGGTAAAATAATGAAATAAAATACTTTTATATTATACTTTTATCGCTTAAAGTATAATATGAATTTTCATATTTTACTTTTAGGGTTATGGATTTAAAAAACTTCAAATCAGGCAAATGGCAAAAAGGCTCTGAATGTAAGTATTTGTAGGGCAGGTCTCTCCGAGACCTGCCTATTAAGGAAAGCAATATTTTCAAGATAATTAACCTATTATGTCAAAGCTCAAAAGATATTATAATGAGGGAAATATATATTTTATAACTTGTGTTACAAATAATAGAAAACACATTCTCATTCAATATCAAAGCCAATTAAAAGATTCTATTCGAAAATATAAAACCGAACTCAATTTCTCGATTATTGCCTGGGTTATATTGCCTGACCATTTTCACATGATAATCAATCCAAAGAATGACAATCTTTCCAAATTGTTTCAGAAGATTAAGCTTTCTTTCTCAAAGAAATTTCTCTATTTATCAGGTGTTGCCAAAGGACAAATATGGCAGAGTCGATTTTGGGATCATGTTATTCGTAATCAGGAGAATATGAATAATCATATAGATTA containing:
- a CDS encoding transposase, whose protein sequence is MSKLKRYYNEGNIYFITCVTNNRKHILIQYQSQLKDSIRKYKTELNFSIIAWVILPDHFHMIINPKNDNLSKLFQKIKLSFSKKFLYLSGVAKGQIWQSRFWDHVIRNQENMNNHIDYIHYNSVKHGYVKSPFDWVHSSLGEYYKRGYYSKDWGVMDAIRFEDDYGE